The following DNA comes from bacterium.
GGGACGGGGGTGGATTTGCGCCGGGCCTTACCAATCGTCTTGTTCTTCGCGTTCTGCGCCGCCCTCGCCGACACCGAGATCCGGGTGGCCCGGGTAGCCGACCAGGAGCTCATCTCCTCAACCGGCCCGGCGGCGGAGTCGGACTCGCGTCTGCCCAACCGCATCAACGCCAAAATCCACGACCTGTCGAGCCGCCTCGAGTACGTGTACCAGGAGTACCTGGACGCCGGCGGCCGGGTCGAGGGGAGCCTCGTCCTCCGCTTCACCATCAAGGAGGACGGGTACGTCTGCGACGTGAAGGTGGTGGAGCAGAGCCTGCGGAATCCGGACCTGGTGGACGCGCTGGTGGACAAGGTCTCCCACTGGTTCTTCGTCCCCAACCGCGACGAGAAGCACCCCGGCCGTGTGACCTGCGTGTACCCCTTCGTCTTCACCAACAACGTGCGGTACTCGCCCCTGGAGGTCAGACCGCTCCGTGAGGGCGCGGAACTGCACCCGCGCCGGCGCCCGTACTGGATAGACAAGGAGATCAACCCCCAGCTCAGGGAACTCGAGGACATCTACGACGTTTATCTTCTGGGCAACCCCCGACTCTCGGGGACGATAACCTTCGAGTTCGTCATCGGCGACGCCGGCACCGTGGACCGGGTGAGCGTCCTGGAGAACACGACCGGTGCGGTGAGCCTGGCCGGCGACGTGGCAAAGAAAATCTCCGGCTGGAAGTTCAGCGCCCTGGAAGACACGGATACAGACCACGACGTGGTCGTTACCTACCCGATCTATTTCGGCTCCGGCCGCGTCGAGGATTAGCGTTTCTCTTTTACGGAGGTGACCGTAAGATGGGTCGTTTGATTTCACTGGCTCTCGTGCTCCTGGTCGTCCTCCCGGCCGCCGCCGTGAGCGACTTTCAGGTGATCCAGGAAGGGGTCGAGCTGATTCAGGTTGAGGGACCGGCCGCCGGCTCGTCCCAG
Coding sequences within:
- a CDS encoding AgmX/PglI C-terminal domain-containing protein, whose product is MRRALPIVLFFAFCAALADTEIRVARVADQELISSTGPAAESDSRLPNRINAKIHDLSSRLEYVYQEYLDAGGRVEGSLVLRFTIKEDGYVCDVKVVEQSLRNPDLVDALVDKVSHWFFVPNRDEKHPGRVTCVYPFVFTNNVRYSPLEVRPLREGAELHPRRRPYWIDKEINPQLRELEDIYDVYLLGNPRLSGTITFEFVIGDAGTVDRVSVLENTTGAVSLAGDVAKKISGWKFSALEDTDTDHDVVVTYPIYFGSGRVED